The genomic DNA CTCTACAAGCTCAACGCCCGCAAGAACCCGAGATGGAAAGAGGAGGTGAAGGCGTCCGACGTCGAGTACCTTTATTGTGAGGCAACGAATCAGTCGCTCGAGTACCTTTTATTCTGAGGCATCACGGGCTGCGTGACGGGCCGGCCGCCTCGGTCGCTGTGGTAGAATCTGAACGTTTCGCTGCCCAGCCGGGCCCGTAGCTCAACGGTGGAGCAGGGGACTCATAATCCCTTGGTTGCAGGTTCGAATCCTGCCGGGCCCACCAAGAGAACAATGGATGCGACCAGGACAGACCGGATGAGACGCACCCGCCGTTCGCGGCGCCGCTGGCTGGTCGCCGCGGCACTCGCGGTGCTGCTCGCCGTCGCCGGTACCGCTCTGGCACTCGCAGGGAGCGGTCAGGGCCCGCGCCGGGACGCATCCGATCGGCCTGCCGCGGTTCCGACCGCGACGCGCACCGTGTCGTTGCTCGCTTCCGGGTCGTCGCCGGAGTCGACGGCCACGACCGGCACGAGCCTGCCGGTAGAGGTCCCGAACGTGGTCGGCCGGACCGTTGCGGACGCCGAGGCGGTGCTCGCCGGGGCGGGTTTCGAGACGGTGCGCTCTCCTCGCACGTCGGACGACCCGACCACAACGCTCGTCGTCGTTCAGAGGCCGTCCGCGGGGGCGAGGGCCGTCCAGGGCGCTCGCGTGACGCTCTCGTGTTCGACGTCCGTGCGGGCCGTGCCACGGCCGTGGGTCGTGTGCATCGACCCGGGCCATCAGGCGCGGGCCGATATGAGGCCGGAGCCGCTCGGGCCGGGCTCCAGCACGACCAAGCCTCGCGTCTCCGGAGGAGCCACCGGAGTCTCGACCCGGGTTCCCGAGAACCGCGTGACCCTGGCGATCTCGTTGAAGCTGCGGACGAGGCTCGAAGCCGCCGGCGTGCGCGTCGTGATGACGAGGACCCGCGCCGACGTCTCGATCTCCAATCGCGCGCGTGCCCAGATGGCGAACGCGGCGCATGCCGACCTCTTCGTGCGGATACACGCCGACGGCAACGTGAACGCCGATATGTCGGGGATCTCGACGCTGTACCCCGCGGGGAACGCATGGGTGCGGCCGATCTCGACTCGCAGCCGGACGGCCGCGACGCTCGTCCAGCGCAGGGTCGTGGCGGAGACAGGAGCCCGCAACCGTGGGCTGCAGGCGCGGTCGGACATGACCGGGTTCAACTGGTCCCGCGTCCCGGCGGTGCTGGTCGAGACGGGGTTCATGTCTAATCCTGCGGAGGACGTCCGCTTGAGCCAGTCTAGATACCAGGAGAGGCTCGCCGCGGGTATCGCACAAGGCGTGCTCGATTACCTGCGCCGATAGGGCGCTGGAGGGGAGACAGCGTGCGTTTGATCGTCGTTGTGGGTGCGCGGCCGAACTTCATCAAGGTCGCGCCGCTGATGCCGGCCTTCGCGTCTGCCGGCATCGCCGCCGAGCTCGTGCACACCGGACAGCACTACGACGTCGCGATGTCGGACGTCTT from Coriobacteriia bacterium includes the following:
- a CDS encoding N-acetylmuramoyl-L-alanine amidase, which codes for MRRTRRSRRRWLVAAALAVLLAVAGTALALAGSGQGPRRDASDRPAAVPTATRTVSLLASGSSPESTATTGTSLPVEVPNVVGRTVADAEAVLAGAGFETVRSPRTSDDPTTTLVVVQRPSAGARAVQGARVTLSCSTSVRAVPRPWVVCIDPGHQARADMRPEPLGPGSSTTKPRVSGGATGVSTRVPENRVTLAISLKLRTRLEAAGVRVVMTRTRADVSISNRARAQMANAAHADLFVRIHADGNVNADMSGISTLYPAGNAWVRPISTRSRTAATLVQRRVVAETGARNRGLQARSDMTGFNWSRVPAVLVETGFMSNPAEDVRLSQSRYQERLAAGIAQGVLDYLRR